In Rahnella sikkimica, the following are encoded in one genomic region:
- a CDS encoding anti-sigma factor family protein: MTREIPPAPFSDDVLVAYLDNRLSENQRAQFDERLAQDDVLDGRLAQMARSNLPFHDAFGSMLQDAPVGRLQAALDAIPDSPVARSRGFSRRALLAASVSFLAVGLLAGRYSALLPGDASKDNWRDRVADYMSLYTAQTLADVNDSAEQQQIQLARVHKTMGIGLSPAALEVQGAELKNARILHYDDYDIAQITYLDARYGPMALCITRSEHRDNTAQESEIRQKMNVVYWREAGYNFMLVGHSPAAVLAAQAGVLRANLV, encoded by the coding sequence ATGACCCGCGAAATCCCGCCAGCGCCATTCTCCGATGACGTGCTGGTCGCCTATCTTGACAACCGGTTGAGCGAAAATCAGCGGGCGCAGTTTGATGAACGGCTGGCGCAGGATGACGTGCTTGACGGACGTCTGGCGCAAATGGCGCGCAGCAATTTGCCTTTTCACGATGCTTTCGGGTCGATGTTGCAGGACGCGCCGGTGGGGCGTTTGCAGGCCGCCTTGGACGCGATACCGGACTCACCGGTTGCCCGTTCGCGCGGATTCAGCCGCCGTGCGTTACTGGCGGCGTCCGTCAGTTTTCTGGCCGTCGGGCTGCTCGCCGGACGCTACTCCGCGTTGCTTCCGGGCGATGCTTCCAAAGATAACTGGCGCGATCGCGTGGCGGATTACATGTCGCTGTACACCGCGCAGACGCTGGCGGACGTGAATGATTCTGCTGAACAACAACAAATTCAGCTGGCGCGGGTGCATAAAACGATGGGCATCGGGCTCAGCCCGGCGGCGCTGGAAGTGCAGGGCGCAGAGCTGAAAAACGCCCGCATATTGCATTACGATGACTACGATATTGCGCAGATCACTTACCTTGATGCGCGATACGGGCCGATGGCGCTGTGCATTACCCGCAGCGAACACCGTGATAATACGGCGCAGGAAAGCGAAATCCGGCAAAAAATGAACGTCGTTTACTGGCGCGAGGCGGGCTACAACTTCATGCTGGTCGGCCACAGCCCCGCAGCCGTTCTGGCCGCACAGGCCGGGGTGTTGCGGGCAAACCTCGTCTGA
- a CDS encoding RNA polymerase sigma factor codes for MVLSRKPDVADDLVQSTCVRALERCAQVVDRAGADRWFFSILHSIWVNELRAQHVRQGQGFVDISETDVPVDTFSFEDRHWHTQVMQRVNALPEAQRNAVFLVYVEGFTYQEAAMTLSVPIGTIMSRLAAARLTLAKDTATGAQPQQGEKK; via the coding sequence ATGGTGCTGTCGCGTAAGCCGGACGTGGCAGATGATCTGGTGCAATCGACCTGCGTGCGGGCACTTGAACGCTGCGCGCAGGTGGTTGATCGCGCCGGAGCCGATCGCTGGTTCTTTTCCATTCTGCACTCAATATGGGTCAACGAACTCAGGGCGCAACACGTCCGTCAGGGGCAGGGATTTGTCGATATCAGTGAAACAGACGTGCCCGTCGATACGTTCTCTTTTGAAGACCGGCACTGGCATACGCAGGTGATGCAGCGGGTGAATGCCCTGCCGGAAGCCCAGCGGAACGCGGTGTTTCTGGTGTATGTCGAAGGTTTTACCTATCAGGAAGCGGCAATGACGCTGTCAGTGCCTATCGGTACCATCATGAGCCGCCTGGCCGCCGCCCGGCTTACGCTGGCAAAAGACACCGCTACCGGCGCTCAGCCACAACAGGGAGAGAAAAAATGA
- a CDS encoding tetratricopeptide repeat protein, translating to MKTKTVIQALSVVCLAGNLLMFSVAAHAMGDDSAEKKTQDCPKGQIYDSKTKSCMVDKGSMISDQDKTQYAYHLAKSGRYQEALTVLNTLKDQNTKEAWNYRGYATRKLGRTDEGISYYQKSIAIDANYAKVREYLGEAYMIKGRPDLAKAQLATIKGLCGTGCEEYRDLSAAIDGHPES from the coding sequence ATGAAGACAAAAACAGTAATTCAGGCGTTGTCGGTAGTGTGTCTGGCGGGTAATTTGCTGATGTTCAGCGTTGCCGCGCACGCGATGGGTGATGATTCAGCTGAGAAGAAAACGCAGGACTGCCCGAAAGGGCAAATCTATGACAGCAAAACCAAAAGCTGCATGGTGGATAAAGGCAGCATGATTTCCGATCAGGATAAAACCCAGTACGCCTATCATCTGGCGAAATCGGGCCGGTACCAGGAAGCACTGACGGTGCTCAATACGCTCAAAGATCAGAACACCAAAGAAGCCTGGAATTATCGCGGCTACGCCACCCGTAAACTCGGGCGCACCGACGAAGGCATCAGCTATTATCAGAAATCCATCGCCATCGATGCGAATTACGCCAAAGTCCGGGAATATCTCGGCGAGGCTTATATGATTAAAGGGCGTCCCGATCTCGCGAAAGCGCAACTGGCGACCATCAAAGGTCTGTGCGGCACCGGCTGCGAAGAGTATCGCGATCTGAGCGCGGCCATCGACGGACATCCTGAATCCTGA
- a CDS encoding cytochrome b gives MQTSTSVSRHRYDGLTILLHWLTALCVIFLFASAHIWEVLERGTPLRKGLQSVHISVGILLAAIILGRLLWRLFTVSTGRSKQEPVAMSAAMKAAGHLTHLALYILLVTQIVLGFLFRWSQAEPFYFFGLFPIPDVFNFDSVMTRTFGALHNNVAWALIVLAGVHALAALFHHYVLRDGILRRMLPGRISRP, from the coding sequence ATGCAAACTTCCACTTCTGTTTCCCGCCACCGTTACGACGGGCTGACCATTCTTCTGCACTGGCTGACGGCGCTGTGCGTGATTTTCCTGTTTGCCAGCGCGCATATCTGGGAAGTGCTTGAGCGCGGCACGCCGCTGCGCAAAGGGCTGCAATCCGTGCATATTTCTGTCGGGATTTTACTGGCGGCGATCATTCTCGGGCGTTTGCTCTGGCGGCTGTTCACGGTCAGCACCGGACGCAGCAAACAGGAGCCCGTCGCCATGTCGGCGGCGATGAAAGCCGCCGGACATCTGACCCATCTGGCGCTCTATATCTTGCTGGTCACGCAGATCGTGCTGGGCTTTTTATTCCGCTGGTCGCAGGCCGAGCCTTTTTATTTCTTCGGGCTTTTCCCTATCCCGGACGTTTTCAATTTCGACAGCGTGATGACCCGAACTTTCGGCGCGTTACACAACAACGTCGCCTGGGCGCTGATTGTTCTGGCGGGCGTACATGCGCTGGCCGCACTTTTCCATCACTACGTTCTCCGCGACGGCATTCTGCGCCGCATGCTACCGGGCCGCATCAGCCGTCCGTAA
- a CDS encoding flagellar brake protein: MSEVSRESFAKRNTLAILSVLRDLKKNQTLVMISHARGQFISKILDVDSDNHQFLFDLGSSDYENGLAINAGTLNFVAEPTGAKVEFACGQVRQVTYEGLPTFTCDIPPVLYFIQRREYFRVNVPWLPDYRCSGKLPDTSEFAYRVRDISLGGLGLEIDGTTPPEMASGAVLKDSLIQLAELGSFKLDLQYIGSMPRKSVSNKGETVSTQRLSFKFPHLSPAQERDLQRAIFELEKQQHIKARRFQES, from the coding sequence GTGAGCGAAGTATCCCGAGAGTCGTTTGCTAAGCGGAACACGCTGGCAATCTTGTCCGTACTGCGTGACTTGAAGAAGAACCAGACGCTGGTCATGATCAGTCACGCCCGCGGGCAATTTATCAGTAAAATTTTGGACGTGGATTCTGATAACCATCAGTTTTTGTTCGATCTGGGCAGCTCAGATTATGAAAACGGTCTGGCGATCAATGCCGGGACGCTGAACTTTGTCGCGGAACCTACCGGCGCGAAAGTGGAATTTGCCTGCGGCCAGGTGCGTCAGGTGACGTACGAAGGTTTGCCGACGTTTACCTGCGACATTCCGCCCGTCTTGTATTTTATCCAGCGCCGCGAGTATTTCCGCGTGAACGTTCCGTGGCTACCGGATTACCGTTGCAGCGGAAAACTGCCGGATACGTCAGAGTTTGCCTATCGCGTGCGCGATATTTCTCTCGGCGGTCTCGGTCTGGAAATTGACGGCACAACGCCACCGGAAATGGCGTCCGGCGCGGTGCTGAAAGATTCACTGATTCAGCTGGCGGAACTCGGCTCGTTCAAGCTGGATTTGCAATATATCGGCTCGATGCCGCGTAAATCAGTCAGCAATAAAGGCGAAACGGTCAGCACGCAGCGCCTGAGTTTTAAGTTTCCACATTTGTCGCCCGCGCAGGAACGTGACCTGCAACGGGCAATTTTTGAGCTTGAAAAACAACAGCATATTAAAGCCAGACGTTTCCAGGAAAGTTAA
- a CDS encoding IS4 family transposase, which translates to MSLLSEQLQVAAAFNYPESIDSFQKNIPLEWIEQALSQTGRATVRRRRFPAEQVVWLVLGIALMRNRSISDVCDKLDLAFPDSHGNFSPMATSSLVKARQRLGFEPLRHLFYSTSEQWDKEDTEKFVCGLKVFSVDGTQFRAPDTPENKSFGFASGSNSFPSVLLVALMSARSHLITDVAFGPVKNSEIYYAQQLVSSVQENSLTLFDRAYFSAELLLSWEGAGANTHWLTPVKSKMRHKVIEQYSEYDQLIEMPVSPQARKQFPHLPHTWLARKVLIIKPSGEIKEFITSMKDPEKYPFEDIIQVYWERWEIEQGYSELKCSQLGNTNILRSQKPAGIYQEIWGILISYNLVRLEMRRMADDFNVHPLRISFINALRLIQEEFLWCSGRTPGTIPRKLRDLRESGKRLILPEKRKRPAYPREVLARPAKYPTKKKAARS; encoded by the coding sequence ATGAGCCTACTTTCCGAACAACTTCAGGTTGCCGCCGCATTTAACTACCCTGAATCTATTGATTCTTTTCAAAAAAATATTCCTCTCGAATGGATTGAACAAGCTCTCAGTCAAACCGGCAGAGCGACTGTTCGCAGACGAAGATTTCCCGCTGAACAGGTCGTCTGGCTTGTCCTTGGAATTGCTTTGATGCGTAACCGTTCTATTTCTGATGTCTGCGATAAACTCGATTTAGCCTTTCCTGACAGCCACGGTAATTTCTCGCCCATGGCAACGAGTAGTCTGGTCAAAGCCAGGCAGCGCCTGGGGTTCGAGCCCCTTCGACATCTTTTCTATTCCACCTCTGAGCAGTGGGACAAAGAAGATACGGAAAAATTTGTATGTGGCCTCAAAGTATTCAGCGTCGACGGAACCCAATTCAGAGCCCCGGATACTCCTGAGAATAAATCCTTTGGTTTTGCTTCCGGTAGTAACTCATTCCCTTCGGTTTTACTCGTTGCGCTTATGTCTGCGCGCAGTCATTTGATCACTGATGTTGCATTTGGGCCGGTAAAGAACAGCGAAATATATTATGCACAACAGTTGGTTAGCTCCGTTCAGGAAAACTCACTGACCCTCTTTGACCGGGCTTACTTTTCCGCAGAACTTTTACTTTCCTGGGAAGGCGCAGGAGCGAATACACACTGGCTAACACCGGTGAAAAGTAAAATGAGGCACAAAGTTATCGAGCAGTATTCTGAATACGATCAGCTTATTGAAATGCCGGTTTCTCCGCAGGCCAGAAAACAGTTCCCGCATCTTCCCCACACATGGTTGGCTCGTAAGGTATTGATAATAAAACCTTCTGGAGAGATAAAAGAATTCATTACATCAATGAAAGACCCTGAAAAATATCCTTTCGAAGACATCATTCAAGTGTACTGGGAAAGATGGGAAATAGAACAAGGTTACAGCGAGCTAAAATGCAGTCAGTTGGGAAATACAAATATCTTAAGAAGCCAAAAACCGGCGGGGATCTACCAGGAAATTTGGGGAATATTAATTAGTTACAATCTCGTTCGATTGGAAATGAGGCGAATGGCTGATGACTTCAATGTCCACCCTTTGCGCATAAGCTTCATAAATGCATTGCGGCTGATACAAGAGGAATTTTTGTGGTGTTCAGGGCGAACGCCGGGAACAATACCTAGAAAACTAAGAGACTTACGAGAGTCAGGTAAGCGATTAATCTTACCTGAAAAACGCAAAAGGCCAGCTTATCCAAGAGAAGTACTGGCTCGCCCTGCAAAGTATCCAACTAAAAAGAAAGCCGCTCGTTCTTAA
- a CDS encoding LysR family transcriptional regulator, producing the protein MDKIQSMKVFVRVAELSNFTRAAESLGLPKGSVSRLVQQLEIRMSARLLHRSTRRVQLTQDGQVFYQRCKELLSSMDELESMFQSNPASISGRLRVDMSVGMATHLVLPRLAEFLNRYPALEIELSSTDHRVDVVREGFDCVVRSGTLKDSGLIARPLGHLSVINCASPGYLQRYGTPDHPDQLAQHAMVHYEQTLGSHTSAFEYLDGKQVKTVKSGGAVTVNSTETYVSACLAGLGIIQVPLIGVRNALAGGQLVSILPQFRAPPMPVTLVYPHRLNLSRRVKVFMDWLTEITQTFIA; encoded by the coding sequence GTGGATAAAATTCAATCAATGAAGGTTTTCGTGCGCGTTGCGGAACTGAGCAATTTTACCCGCGCCGCCGAAAGTCTGGGATTACCGAAAGGCAGCGTATCGCGGCTGGTCCAGCAACTGGAAATCCGCATGTCCGCCCGTTTGCTGCACCGTTCCACGCGCCGCGTTCAGCTGACGCAGGACGGCCAGGTGTTTTATCAGCGCTGCAAGGAACTGCTTTCCAGCATGGACGAACTCGAGTCGATGTTTCAGTCGAACCCGGCGAGCATCAGCGGGCGGCTGCGCGTGGATATGTCGGTCGGCATGGCGACGCATCTGGTGTTGCCGCGTCTGGCGGAGTTTCTGAACCGCTATCCGGCGCTGGAAATCGAACTGAGCAGCACCGATCACCGCGTGGACGTGGTTCGCGAAGGATTTGACTGCGTGGTGCGCAGCGGCACGCTGAAAGATTCCGGGCTGATCGCCCGCCCGCTGGGGCATCTGAGCGTAATCAACTGCGCCAGCCCCGGTTATCTGCAACGCTACGGCACGCCGGATCACCCCGATCAACTGGCGCAGCACGCAATGGTGCATTACGAACAAACTCTCGGCAGCCATACGTCTGCGTTTGAATATCTCGACGGCAAGCAGGTGAAAACCGTCAAAAGCGGCGGCGCGGTGACGGTCAACAGCACGGAAACCTATGTGTCTGCCTGTCTGGCCGGTCTGGGGATTATTCAGGTGCCGCTGATTGGCGTGCGTAACGCGCTGGCGGGCGGCCAGCTGGTAAGCATTTTGCCGCAATTCCGTGCGCCGCCGATGCCGGTAACGCTGGTTTATCCGCACCGCCTGAACCTGTCGCGACGAGTGAAAGTCTTCATGGACTGGCTGACAGAAATCACCCAAACGTTCATTGCCTGA
- the yhjD gene encoding inner membrane protein YhjD, with the protein MPIISKQEPVKQEKPAPLINIKTGNSTVDKNIGRFSRGVEYVQSWGWVAHLLRATERFNDRLGSQFGAAITYFSFLSLIPILMVSFAAVGFVLASNPDLLAGLINKIVNNISDPNLANTLKSTVNTAIQQRTAVGLSGLLIALYSGISWMGNLREAIRAQSRDVWERNPQDQEKILRRYIRDFISLTGLVLALIITLSLTSIAGAAQKTIVDALGLGGIEWLRPVMTSITLVISIAANYLLFLWIFWMLPRHKPRKKALLRGTLLAAIGFEVIKFVMTMTLPKLATSPSGAAFGSVIGLMAFFYFFARLTLFVAAWIATAKYKDDPLMPDHAKKGEKAASGNDSEYTPDDLIVPDEIHITAVNSEIETKKQ; encoded by the coding sequence ATGCCCATTATTTCCAAGCAAGAACCGGTAAAACAGGAAAAACCCGCCCCGCTGATTAACATCAAAACCGGCAATTCGACGGTGGATAAAAACATCGGCAGATTCTCACGGGGGGTAGAATACGTTCAGTCCTGGGGCTGGGTCGCGCATTTGCTGCGGGCCACCGAACGTTTCAACGATCGTCTGGGCAGCCAGTTTGGCGCAGCGATTACCTATTTCTCGTTCCTCTCGCTGATCCCGATTCTGATGGTTTCCTTCGCCGCCGTGGGTTTCGTGCTGGCGTCCAATCCGGATCTGCTGGCCGGTCTCATCAATAAAATCGTGAACAACATCAGCGACCCGAATCTGGCGAATACGCTGAAAAGCACGGTCAATACGGCCATTCAGCAACGTACCGCCGTCGGGTTATCCGGCCTGCTGATTGCGCTGTACTCCGGCATCAGCTGGATGGGGAATCTGCGCGAGGCGATCCGCGCGCAGTCGCGTGACGTCTGGGAACGCAATCCGCAGGATCAGGAGAAAATTCTTCGCCGCTACATTCGCGATTTTATTTCGCTGACCGGGCTGGTGCTGGCGCTGATCATCACGCTGTCGCTGACGTCTATTGCCGGTGCGGCGCAAAAAACCATTGTGGATGCGCTGGGGCTCGGCGGTATCGAGTGGCTGAGGCCGGTGATGACCAGTATCACGCTGGTGATTTCCATTGCGGCCAACTATCTGCTGTTCCTGTGGATTTTCTGGATGTTGCCGCGCCATAAACCGCGCAAGAAAGCCCTGCTGCGCGGGACGCTGCTGGCGGCGATTGGCTTTGAGGTGATCAAATTCGTGATGACCATGACACTGCCGAAACTGGCCACGTCGCCTTCCGGCGCGGCGTTCGGGTCGGTGATTGGCCTGATGGCGTTCTTCTATTTCTTCGCCCGCCTGACGTTGTTTGTCGCCGCGTGGATTGCCACCGCGAAATACAAAGATGACCCGCTTATGCCCGATCACGCGAAAAAAGGCGAAAAAGCGGCGTCGGGAAACGACAGTGAATACACGCCTGACGATCTCATCGTGCCAGATGAAATCCATATCACCGCCGTTAATTCTGAAATTGAAACCAAAAAGCAGTGA
- a CDS encoding MFS transporter: MQASIAQELEADANLVNQNSRGKVIVASLIGTAIEFFDFYIYATAAVIVFPHIFFPQGDPTAATLQSLATFAIAFIARPIGSALFGHFGDRVGRKVTLVASLLTMGVSTVVIGLLPTYATIGVFAPMLLALARFGQGLGLGGEWGGAALLATENAPPKKRALYGSFPQLGAPIGFFFANGMFLLLSWLLTDEQFISWGWRVPFLLSAVLVLVGLYVRVSLHETPVFAKIAKAGKQVKVPIGTLFTKYKKATLLGTFIMVATYTLFYIMTVYSLGYGTAAQPVGLGIPRNEFLLMLMIGVIGFGVMVPVAGQLADKFGRRKTMICITLLMIVFALNFPAILGSGSQALVMVFLLCGFMVMGLTFGPMGALLPELFPTEVRYTGASFSYNVSSILGASVAPYIATWLATHYGLFYVGIYLAFMATLTLIALLLSKETAHQSL, translated from the coding sequence ATGCAAGCCTCCATCGCTCAAGAATTAGAAGCTGACGCCAATCTGGTGAATCAGAACTCACGCGGAAAAGTCATCGTTGCGTCGCTGATCGGGACGGCTATCGAGTTTTTCGATTTTTACATTTATGCCACGGCTGCGGTGATCGTGTTCCCGCATATCTTCTTCCCGCAGGGCGACCCGACGGCCGCCACGCTACAGTCGCTCGCCACTTTCGCTATCGCCTTTATTGCGCGTCCGATTGGCTCCGCGCTGTTTGGGCATTTCGGCGACCGCGTCGGGCGTAAAGTGACGCTCGTGGCGTCGCTGCTGACCATGGGGGTTTCCACCGTGGTGATCGGCCTGCTGCCGACTTACGCGACGATTGGCGTTTTCGCACCTATGCTGCTGGCGCTGGCGCGTTTTGGTCAGGGTCTCGGTCTGGGCGGCGAATGGGGCGGCGCAGCATTGCTCGCAACAGAGAATGCGCCACCGAAAAAGCGCGCGCTGTACGGCTCTTTCCCACAGCTTGGCGCGCCGATTGGCTTCTTCTTCGCCAACGGCATGTTCCTGCTGTTGTCATGGTTGCTGACCGACGAACAGTTTATTTCCTGGGGCTGGCGCGTGCCGTTCCTGCTTTCTGCGGTGCTGGTGCTGGTCGGCCTTTATGTGCGCGTTTCCCTGCACGAAACGCCGGTCTTCGCCAAAATTGCCAAAGCCGGTAAACAGGTGAAGGTGCCGATTGGCACGCTGTTCACAAAATACAAAAAAGCGACCCTGCTTGGCACGTTCATCATGGTGGCGACGTACACACTGTTCTACATCATGACCGTGTATTCACTGGGTTACGGCACGGCGGCGCAGCCGGTCGGTCTGGGCATTCCGCGTAACGAATTCCTGCTGATGCTGATGATTGGTGTAATCGGCTTCGGCGTGATGGTGCCGGTTGCCGGTCAGCTGGCGGATAAATTTGGCCGTCGCAAAACCATGATCTGCATTACCCTGCTGATGATTGTTTTCGCGCTGAATTTCCCGGCGATCCTCGGGTCAGGCTCGCAGGCGCTGGTGATGGTCTTCCTGCTGTGCGGTTTTATGGTGATGGGACTGACGTTTGGTCCGATGGGGGCGCTGCTGCCGGAACTGTTCCCGACAGAAGTCCGCTACACCGGCGCATCCTTCTCCTATAATGTGTCTTCGATACTCGGTGCGTCGGTCGCGCCTTATATCGCCACCTGGTTGGCGACCCATTACGGGTTGTTCTATGTGGGCATTTATCTGGCCTTTATGGCAACGCTGACGCTGATCGCGCTGCTGTTATCCAAGGAAACTGCCCATCAGTCGCTGTAA
- a CDS encoding CDP-diacylglycerol diphosphatase: protein MRLRRLVLPVLLLLIIIAAAIWYFWPHSSNPNALWNIISQKCVPNQHSTGKPDPCAQVDEQQGFVVLKDMNGPLQYLLMPTARITGMESPALLEPETPNFFNQAWNARHFMADKYGKPIDDSNVSLAINSQYGRSQNQLHIHISCLLPQVKTTLARDGAQMGYNWQELPDKLIGHTYLARKVTPAELNEKGAFRILAQGVPDADKKMGHFGMAMVSLQNGDYLLLASERDLLKLNNASTEEIQDHNCAVLDPVPVP, encoded by the coding sequence ATGCGTTTACGACGATTAGTTTTGCCTGTCCTGCTCCTGCTTATCATCATTGCCGCCGCTATCTGGTATTTCTGGCCCCACTCTTCCAATCCCAACGCCCTGTGGAACATCATCAGCCAAAAATGCGTGCCGAATCAGCACAGCACGGGCAAACCCGATCCCTGCGCGCAGGTGGATGAACAACAGGGATTTGTGGTGCTCAAGGATATGAACGGGCCGTTGCAGTATTTACTGATGCCCACCGCGCGGATCACCGGCATGGAAAGCCCGGCGCTGCTCGAACCGGAAACGCCGAACTTCTTCAATCAGGCCTGGAATGCGCGGCATTTTATGGCGGATAAATACGGCAAACCGATTGATGACAGCAATGTCTCGCTGGCGATTAATTCACAATACGGACGCTCGCAGAATCAGTTGCACATCCATATTTCCTGTCTGTTGCCGCAGGTAAAAACCACGCTGGCCAGAGACGGTGCGCAGATGGGTTACAACTGGCAGGAACTGCCGGATAAACTGATCGGCCACACCTATCTGGCGCGTAAAGTGACACCCGCCGAGCTGAATGAGAAAGGCGCGTTCCGAATTTTAGCGCAAGGCGTACCGGACGCAGATAAGAAAATGGGCCACTTCGGTATGGCAATGGTCAGCCTCCAAAACGGTGATTATCTGCTGCTCGCCAGCGAACGCGATTTACTGAAACTCAATAACGCCTCGACCGAAGAAATCCAAGACCATAACTGCGCAGTGCTGGATCCGGTGCCGGTTCCCTGA
- a CDS encoding helix-turn-helix domain-containing protein — translation MINEAIKATEALVSAVPLLGDNASEQDYQKALELVEYLLMNNPTSPLLDIVSNKITAYENTLPQVIAFREEMEALPGGVAVLATLMDQYGLKQSDFADEIGGKSLVSRILRGERKLTVEHIGKLAARFGISPALFI, via the coding sequence ATGATTAATGAAGCCATTAAAGCGACTGAGGCGTTGGTCAGCGCCGTACCTCTGCTGGGCGATAACGCCAGCGAGCAGGATTATCAGAAAGCGCTGGAACTGGTTGAGTACCTGTTGATGAACAACCCGACCAGTCCTTTACTCGATATTGTCAGCAATAAAATCACGGCTTACGAAAATACGCTTCCGCAGGTCATCGCCTTTCGTGAAGAGATGGAAGCCCTGCCGGGCGGCGTTGCCGTTCTTGCCACGCTGATGGATCAGTACGGCTTAAAGCAGAGTGATTTTGCCGATGAAATCGGCGGGAAATCGCTGGTGTCGCGGATTTTACGCGGAGAACGCAAGCTGACCGTCGAACATATTGGCAAGCTTGCGGCCCGTTTTGGCATCTCTCCCGCGCTGTTTATTTAA
- a CDS encoding type II toxin-antitoxin system HigB family toxin, which produces MHLITMRALAEAAVRFPQYKADLLNLGKVIEKGNFPNPAALKKVYPSLDNFKYLDKHYVINIARNDVRVIALIFFESQKFYVKGVYTHAEYDRFTDLHRGKKK; this is translated from the coding sequence ATGCATCTGATTACAATGCGGGCCTTAGCTGAAGCCGCAGTACGTTTTCCGCAATATAAAGCGGACTTACTGAATCTCGGGAAGGTCATCGAGAAAGGGAATTTTCCAAACCCGGCGGCGCTTAAAAAAGTTTATCCTTCGCTGGATAACTTCAAATATCTGGATAAACATTATGTTATCAACATCGCAAGAAACGACGTCAGAGTCATTGCGTTGATCTTCTTCGAGAGCCAGAAGTTTTACGTTAAAGGGGTTTATACCCACGCTGAGTATGATCGTTTTACCGATTTGCACCGGGGTAAAAAGAAATGA